One Persicobacter psychrovividus DNA window includes the following coding sequences:
- a CDS encoding DUF92 domain-containing protein codes for MLIPSISPYLGLPISMIIALVAYKKKSTTIDGCFAMVLLGTGIHYCGGLTADLPLLLFFVIGSALSKFHPNPIQNIHQEEHARTAQQVLANGLTPLLAIILYYIYMSVPLLILYFGTVGIHLADTMSSEIGTYKKRKTFDLLSWKPITQGLSGGVSLIGLVAAAVGGLIMGILAFALIPSAMPVTILTITAISFSGALLDSLLGKILQVKYLCRNGHLTEKTHCHNAATQHFSGQAWANNSTINLLSALLPWLILSLLMI; via the coding sequence ATGCTTATTCCTTCCATCTCCCCCTATCTCGGCCTTCCAATATCTATGATTATCGCCCTGGTTGCTTACAAAAAAAAGAGCACCACTATTGACGGGTGCTTCGCTATGGTGTTGCTGGGAACAGGAATACATTATTGCGGCGGGCTGACGGCCGACCTGCCGCTTTTACTGTTCTTTGTCATCGGCTCAGCATTATCAAAGTTTCACCCCAACCCTATCCAAAATATTCATCAGGAGGAACACGCGCGAACAGCTCAGCAAGTCTTGGCTAATGGACTAACACCCCTACTTGCCATCATCCTATATTATATATATATGTCGGTGCCACTTTTAATATTATACTTCGGCACAGTGGGCATTCACCTTGCCGACACCATGAGCTCAGAAATTGGCACCTATAAAAAACGTAAAACTTTTGACCTCCTCAGCTGGAAGCCCATCACCCAGGGTTTATCAGGTGGCGTAAGCCTCATCGGCCTGGTTGCAGCTGCAGTCGGTGGGCTAATCATGGGCATTTTGGCTTTTGCACTGATTCCTTCCGCCATGCCCGTCACCATACTCACGATCACGGCCATCAGCTTCTCAGGTGCTTTACTCGACAGCCTACTTGGCAAAATTCTGCAAGTAAAATACCTTTGCAGAAATGGCCACCTGACTGAAAAAACCCATTGTCATAATGCAGCCACACAGCACTTTAGCGGGCAAGCCTGGGCGAACAACTCTACCATCAACCTCCTGAGTGCATTGCTCCCCTGGCTCATCCTAAGCCTCCTGATGATTTAA
- the mtaB gene encoding tRNA (N(6)-L-threonylcarbamoyladenosine(37)-C(2))-methylthiotransferase MtaB produces MKKVAFYTLGCKLNFSETSTIARNFEERGYTKVNFEANPDIFIINTCSVTDNADKKCRKVVQEAMKINPRGYVAILGCFAQLKPTEIATIPGVDAVFGAKEKFRLLDILDENFQPKIDPFTQEKLAQVYYSDIEDALEYHNAYSLNDRTRTFLKIQDGCDYPCTYCTIPMARGASRSDTIKNIIKSANEIVAAGVKEIVLTGVNTGDFGIRNGKREDKFVDLVKALDQVEGLERIRISSIEPNLLTDELIEFTKASKKFVPHFHIPLQSGSAEILKLMKRRYKRDLYSDRVEKIKSLMPHCSIGVDVIVGFPGETEELFLETYNFLNELPISYLHVFPYSERPNTEAVEMPGTVPVKERSRRAKMLRILSEKKKNQFYQQHIGATHTVLFEDEVHDGHMLGFTENYIRVAVKYDPVLVNELKMVKLKAINDAGQMEAIELPTVYEKH; encoded by the coding sequence ATGAAAAAAGTTGCGTTTTATACTCTCGGCTGTAAACTTAACTTTTCGGAAACTTCTACTATTGCTCGAAATTTCGAGGAAAGAGGTTATACTAAAGTTAATTTCGAAGCCAACCCTGACATCTTTATTATCAATACCTGTTCGGTAACCGATAATGCGGACAAGAAATGCCGCAAGGTTGTACAGGAGGCGATGAAGATCAACCCAAGAGGATATGTTGCCATACTGGGCTGTTTTGCTCAGCTCAAGCCTACGGAAATTGCGACCATACCTGGGGTGGATGCCGTATTTGGTGCAAAAGAGAAGTTCCGTTTACTGGATATTCTGGATGAGAATTTCCAGCCAAAGATCGACCCTTTTACACAGGAAAAACTGGCTCAGGTATATTATTCCGATATCGAGGACGCCCTTGAATATCACAATGCCTATTCTTTGAATGACCGTACACGTACGTTCCTGAAAATTCAGGATGGCTGCGATTACCCATGTACTTACTGCACTATTCCTATGGCACGTGGCGCGAGTCGCTCCGACACCATTAAAAACATTATCAAGTCGGCGAATGAAATTGTAGCGGCAGGGGTAAAAGAAATTGTACTGACAGGCGTTAATACAGGCGATTTCGGTATTCGAAATGGCAAGCGTGAGGATAAGTTTGTCGATTTAGTGAAAGCCTTAGACCAAGTAGAAGGCCTTGAAAGGATAAGAATTTCAAGCATTGAGCCTAATTTACTGACCGACGAACTGATTGAGTTCACCAAAGCATCTAAAAAGTTTGTCCCTCATTTCCACATTCCTCTTCAATCGGGAAGTGCGGAGATCCTCAAACTGATGAAGCGCCGTTACAAGCGAGATCTTTATTCAGACCGTGTCGAGAAAATCAAATCATTAATGCCGCACTGTAGTATTGGTGTGGATGTTATTGTTGGGTTCCCTGGGGAAACAGAGGAATTATTCCTGGAAACCTATAATTTCCTGAACGAATTGCCGATCTCCTACCTGCACGTGTTCCCTTATTCTGAAAGACCCAACACCGAGGCCGTCGAGATGCCTGGTACGGTACCTGTAAAAGAGCGGAGCCGTCGGGCAAAAATGCTACGCATTCTTTCTGAGAAAAAGAAAAATCAGTTTTACCAGCAGCATATCGGTGCAACCCATACCGTCTTGTTTGAAGACGAAGTGCATGATGGCCATATGCTTGGTTTTACAGAAAACTATATCCGCGTTGCGGTAAAATACGACCCTGTTTTGGTCAATGAATTAAAAATGGTCAAGCTTAAGGCAATTAACGATGCAGGCCAAATGGAGGCGATTGAGCTTCCTACTGTTTACGAAAAGCATTAA
- a CDS encoding OsmC family protein: MELYRLDDAYHMKADNGEGNTIELDGSPEIGGKNQGMRPMQLLLAAVAGCSSIDVISILKKQRQPLQDLKVSVSGERSPEGKANVWTKIHLHYKAFGELDAAKVEKAVKLSNEEYCSVGIMLSKTAEITYSFEILPA, from the coding sequence ATGGAACTATACAGACTTGACGACGCCTATCATATGAAAGCCGATAACGGCGAAGGAAACACTATAGAATTGGATGGGTCGCCAGAAATTGGTGGAAAAAACCAGGGGATGCGCCCGATGCAACTGTTGCTTGCGGCGGTTGCGGGTTGTTCAAGCATTGATGTGATCAGTATCTTGAAAAAACAGCGTCAGCCATTACAAGATCTTAAGGTAAGTGTTTCTGGCGAACGCAGCCCGGAAGGCAAAGCCAATGTTTGGACAAAAATTCATTTACATTATAAGGCATTTGGTGAACTTGATGCCGCCAAGGTAGAAAAGGCGGTCAAGCTTTCCAATGAGGAATACTGTTCCGTGGGGATCATGCTTTCGAAAACGGCTGAAATCACCTACAGCTTCGAGATCCTCCCTGCTTAA
- a CDS encoding rhodanese-like domain-containing protein, whose product MKEITVQQLKSMIDAGEDFQLVDVREPHEYELTNIEGELIPLGEVAARADEVETDKKVVVMCRSGKRSATAIEYLEDTTGHEELYNLVGGILAWGREIDDKIVQY is encoded by the coding sequence ATGAAAGAAATTACAGTACAGCAACTCAAAAGTATGATAGATGCAGGCGAGGACTTTCAGCTTGTCGATGTCCGCGAACCACATGAATATGAGTTGACCAACATTGAAGGAGAATTGATCCCTTTGGGAGAAGTAGCGGCAAGAGCTGATGAAGTGGAAACAGACAAGAAAGTCGTTGTGATGTGCCGTTCAGGGAAGCGAAGTGCTACCGCTATTGAGTATCTTGAAGATACCACAGGGCATGAAGAATTGTATAACCTTGTCGGTGGAATCTTGGCTTGGGGACGTGAAATAGACGATAAAATCGTTCAATATTAA
- a CDS encoding alpha/beta fold hydrolase, which produces MTSQTTSPLVQSSDLHLQVEDQRLFIKQWHAPTPKAMMLCVHGAMENGKIFYSKGGRGFAPFMAQQGYEVFVVDLSGRGRSEPTAGKGHRADQTFAITTEIPAVLILMQEKFPSLSLHLAGHSWGGVLILAAMARSLESLRPKIKSMIFFGSKRSLKIKTLQKRIQVDIFWSRIFRLYAQLKGYFPAKELRIGSDNEPLAFYTQVVDWVNAEAWQAHDIPLDYAAALQKIGLPPTLYLAGKKDLLLGHIDDVKRLKAETGAAKAEIWWLAKSAGFQKDYGHIDMLTARSSVNDHFPKISEWIDNQPDNGF; this is translated from the coding sequence ATGACAAGTCAAACAACATCGCCATTAGTACAATCTTCAGATCTGCACCTGCAAGTGGAAGATCAACGCCTGTTCATTAAACAATGGCATGCCCCCACACCGAAGGCGATGATGTTGTGTGTTCATGGAGCCATGGAAAACGGGAAGATCTTTTATTCCAAAGGCGGTCGTGGTTTTGCGCCTTTTATGGCACAACAAGGTTATGAGGTTTTTGTGGTGGATCTTTCGGGGCGGGGAAGAAGCGAGCCCACAGCAGGCAAGGGGCATCGGGCGGATCAGACCTTTGCGATCACCACAGAGATTCCTGCAGTGCTTATCCTGATGCAGGAAAAATTTCCCTCCCTGTCATTGCACCTTGCAGGACATTCATGGGGCGGGGTTTTAATTCTTGCGGCCATGGCAAGAAGTCTCGAATCCTTGCGGCCGAAAATTAAGTCCATGATTTTCTTTGGCAGCAAAAGAAGTTTAAAAATTAAAACCCTTCAGAAACGTATTCAGGTCGATATTTTTTGGTCAAGGATTTTTCGGCTTTATGCACAGCTGAAAGGCTACTTTCCTGCCAAAGAATTGCGGATTGGATCCGACAACGAGCCCTTGGCGTTTTATACCCAAGTGGTGGATTGGGTGAATGCTGAGGCATGGCAGGCGCATGATATTCCGCTGGATTATGCTGCGGCTTTGCAGAAAATAGGATTGCCCCCAACACTTTATCTGGCGGGGAAGAAGGACCTGCTCCTCGGGCATATTGATGATGTAAAACGACTGAAAGCGGAAACTGGAGCGGCAAAGGCGGAAATCTGGTGGCTTGCTAAATCAGCGGGATTTCAGAAGGATTATGGGCATATCGATATGTTGACCGCCCGATCTTCGGTCAATGATCATTTCCCTAAAATCAGTGAATGGATTGACAATCAGCCTGATAATGGGTTTTAA
- a CDS encoding MBL fold metallo-hydrolase, with amino-acid sequence MKLHVIDAGDFKLDGGAMFGVVPKNLWGRYVEADERNLVPLKMRCLLIEDGDRKILIDTGLGNKQAESFFKHYHLFGDGTLLGSLEKVGVSPEDITDVFITHFHLDHAGGAIVHHGPDNTPAYQFPNAKYWTNRRHWEWATKPNPREAASFLKENILPIESLGQMHFVEDGADFPFEIIFSDGHTEGQMCPKIRIGDQTLIFMADFLMPTVAHIPLAWVVGYDTRPLLTFDEKKAFLQEAADQQYLLFMEHDIKVEVCTVKHTEKGVRLDKSMTLAEALADCASVVTA; translated from the coding sequence ATGAAGTTACACGTAATAGACGCAGGAGATTTTAAACTGGATGGTGGTGCGATGTTTGGTGTTGTTCCCAAAAATTTGTGGGGTAGATATGTGGAGGCTGATGAGCGAAATTTGGTTCCTCTAAAAATGCGTTGCCTGTTAATCGAGGATGGCGATCGTAAAATTTTAATTGACACGGGCCTGGGAAACAAGCAGGCGGAAAGCTTTTTCAAGCATTATCATTTGTTTGGCGACGGTACCCTCTTGGGGTCCCTGGAGAAAGTAGGGGTTTCTCCTGAAGACATTACCGACGTTTTTATCACTCATTTTCATCTTGATCATGCTGGCGGAGCCATCGTACACCATGGCCCAGACAATACACCTGCCTACCAATTTCCAAATGCAAAATACTGGACCAACCGCAGGCATTGGGAATGGGCCACGAAACCTAACCCACGGGAGGCGGCTTCCTTTCTGAAGGAAAATATCTTACCGATTGAATCCCTCGGGCAGATGCATTTTGTAGAAGACGGGGCTGATTTCCCTTTTGAGATTATCTTTTCTGATGGGCATACAGAAGGGCAAATGTGCCCTAAAATCAGAATTGGAGATCAAACATTGATATTTATGGCTGATTTTCTGATGCCGACCGTAGCACATATTCCATTGGCGTGGGTGGTTGGTTATGATACCCGCCCGTTGCTTACCTTTGATGAGAAAAAAGCATTCCTGCAAGAAGCAGCAGATCAGCAGTATTTGCTGTTCATGGAACATGATATTAAGGTAGAGGTATGCACTGTTAAGCATACTGAAAAAGGCGTCCGCCTTGATAAAAGTATGACACTTGCGGAAGCGCTTGCTGATTGTGCCTCCGTTGTTACCGCATAA
- a CDS encoding acetyl-CoA carboxylase carboxyltransferase subunit alpha, with protein MLLEFEKPIVELESKLADMKQLAVDSGVDVSDAVHKLETKIQSLKVETYRNLTRWQRVQMSRHADRPYTFDYIHEITDEFVEIHGDRNVADDKAMVGGFGRIGEQTYMFIGQQKGRNTKDRQERRFGMPNPEGYRKALRLMRMAEKFDKPIVCLIDTPGAFPGLEAEERGQGEAIARNLKEMFSLKVPVICIVIGEGASGGALGIAIGDRVMMLENTWYSVISPESCSSILWRSWDFKEQAAEALKLTADDMHSFGLIDEIIPEPLGGAHTNIKAMARTLSDTIHKAFTELNALSPEERIIQRIDKFSNMGVVQEA; from the coding sequence ATGCTTTTGGAATTTGAAAAACCCATAGTAGAGCTTGAAAGCAAGCTTGCGGATATGAAACAACTCGCCGTAGATAGCGGGGTAGACGTATCGGATGCGGTCCATAAATTAGAAACAAAGATTCAATCATTAAAGGTTGAAACTTACCGTAACTTAACAAGATGGCAACGTGTGCAAATGTCACGACATGCTGATCGTCCTTATACTTTTGACTATATTCACGAGATCACTGATGAGTTCGTGGAAATTCATGGTGACAGGAATGTAGCAGATGACAAAGCAATGGTCGGTGGATTCGGGCGTATTGGTGAGCAAACTTATATGTTCATTGGTCAGCAAAAAGGCCGAAATACCAAAGATCGTCAGGAACGCCGCTTCGGGATGCCTAACCCTGAAGGCTATCGCAAAGCTTTACGCCTGATGCGTATGGCTGAGAAATTTGACAAGCCAATTGTTTGTTTGATCGATACTCCTGGTGCGTTCCCTGGTCTTGAGGCTGAGGAACGAGGACAGGGCGAGGCAATTGCGCGTAACCTGAAAGAGATGTTTTCTTTGAAGGTGCCTGTGATCTGTATCGTTATTGGTGAAGGTGCCTCTGGTGGTGCCCTTGGGATCGCTATCGGTGACCGCGTGATGATGCTGGAAAACACCTGGTATTCAGTGATTTCACCTGAATCTTGTTCATCAATTTTGTGGAGAAGCTGGGATTTCAAGGAACAAGCTGCTGAAGCATTGAAACTGACTGCCGACGATATGCATTCTTTTGGCTTGATTGATGAGATCATCCCTGAACCGTTAGGTGGTGCCCATACGAATATCAAAGCGATGGCACGGACTTTGTCGGATACTATCCACAAGGCATTCACGGAATTAAATGCTTTATCTCCTGAAGAGCGGATTATTCAGCGTATTGATAAATTCTCTAACATGGGCGTTGTTCAGGAAGCATAA
- a CDS encoding glutamine synthetase III, which yields MAHLRFKALEELSKRSAVAVDEPAQPISSYFGVNSFDLDKMKRTLAPETFKKVKDAIQNGKKIDMETADAVAAAVKLWAMEKGVTHYTHWFQPLTGSTAEKHDSFFDAFSGLERLKGEALVRQEPDASSFPNGGIRSTFEARGYTAWDPSSPIFIFSNTLCIPTVFVSYTSESLDFKAPLLKAIEAVDKASVRVARYFDRNVNHITASLGCEQEYFVIDKGLYYSRPDLVMSGRTLFGHSPARGQQLDDHYFGTIAPRVLAYMKDFEIEALKLGIPVSTRHNEVAPSQFEVAPLFEEVNKASDHNKLLQDLMDKVAERHDLKVLFHEKPFANLNGTGKHNNWSLITDTGVNLLQPSSSARENLQFLTFFVNTIKAVHEHADLLRASTASAGNDHRLGANEAPPAIISAFIGQQLSAVLDELENNGNVEVGKGDNMYMKLGIDKIPEILLDNTDRNRTSPFAFTGNKFEYRAVGGDANCAGPMSVLNVIVADQLEQFADEVDAAVEGGKEKRLAIVEVLRRYIKESKAVRFEGDGYSDEWVVEAEKRGLPNIKTTPEALQAYTSERAVKLFGKHGVLSERELHARVEILQEKYINKIQIESRVMADLAANHIIPTAVQYQNKLITNAKGLKELGLDNTDIVSTIEKINKHLSTLKVAITNMTNARKEVNMIEDATEKAKAYCFGIKEKYFEDIRHAVDKLELYVDNEDWPLTKYRELLFLR from the coding sequence ATGGCACATTTGAGATTCAAAGCGCTTGAAGAGCTTTCTAAAAGATCCGCAGTAGCAGTGGACGAACCTGCTCAACCAATTTCTTCCTATTTTGGCGTAAATTCATTTGACTTAGACAAAATGAAGCGCACCTTGGCTCCTGAAACATTCAAAAAAGTAAAGGATGCGATCCAGAATGGTAAAAAAATCGACATGGAAACTGCTGATGCCGTAGCGGCCGCAGTAAAACTATGGGCGATGGAAAAGGGGGTTACGCACTACACACACTGGTTCCAGCCATTGACTGGTTCTACTGCAGAGAAGCATGATTCATTCTTCGACGCGTTTTCAGGTCTTGAGCGTTTGAAAGGTGAGGCTTTGGTTCGTCAAGAGCCAGATGCATCTTCATTCCCTAACGGTGGTATCCGTTCAACTTTCGAAGCACGTGGTTATACGGCTTGGGATCCATCATCTCCAATCTTTATCTTCTCTAATACACTTTGTATTCCAACGGTATTTGTTTCTTATACCTCAGAATCTTTGGATTTCAAAGCACCATTATTGAAGGCAATCGAAGCTGTAGATAAGGCTTCTGTACGTGTGGCTCGTTACTTCGACCGCAATGTGAATCATATTACAGCTTCTTTGGGTTGTGAGCAAGAGTACTTTGTGATCGACAAAGGCTTGTATTATTCACGTCCTGATTTGGTAATGTCGGGCCGTACGTTGTTCGGACATTCTCCAGCACGTGGCCAGCAGTTGGATGATCACTACTTCGGTACGATCGCTCCGCGTGTATTGGCTTACATGAAAGATTTCGAAATCGAGGCTTTGAAACTGGGTATTCCTGTTTCTACTCGTCACAATGAGGTAGCACCTTCTCAGTTTGAGGTAGCGCCATTGTTCGAGGAAGTAAACAAAGCTTCGGATCATAATAAATTATTACAAGACTTGATGGACAAAGTGGCAGAGCGCCATGACCTGAAAGTATTGTTCCACGAAAAACCATTTGCCAACTTGAATGGTACTGGTAAGCACAACAACTGGTCTTTGATTACAGATACAGGGGTTAACTTGCTTCAGCCTTCTTCTTCGGCACGTGAAAACTTGCAGTTCTTGACTTTCTTCGTGAACACGATCAAAGCAGTTCATGAGCATGCTGATTTGCTTCGTGCATCTACGGCATCTGCAGGTAACGATCACCGTTTGGGTGCAAATGAAGCACCTCCAGCAATTATTTCTGCTTTCATCGGTCAGCAATTGTCTGCTGTATTGGATGAGTTGGAGAACAATGGTAATGTTGAAGTTGGTAAAGGTGACAACATGTATATGAAATTGGGTATCGATAAGATTCCTGAAATCTTGTTGGATAATACTGACCGTAACCGTACATCACCATTTGCATTTACAGGTAACAAATTTGAGTACCGTGCAGTAGGTGGCGACGCAAACTGTGCAGGACCAATGTCTGTATTGAATGTGATTGTAGCTGACCAATTGGAGCAATTTGCTGATGAGGTAGATGCTGCAGTAGAAGGTGGTAAAGAAAAGCGTTTGGCGATTGTTGAAGTACTTCGTCGTTACATTAAGGAGTCTAAAGCTGTTCGTTTTGAAGGCGATGGTTACTCTGACGAGTGGGTTGTTGAGGCAGAAAAACGTGGTTTGCCAAACATCAAAACTACGCCTGAAGCATTGCAAGCTTATACTTCTGAGCGCGCAGTGAAATTGTTCGGAAAGCATGGTGTGTTGTCTGAGCGTGAGCTACATGCACGTGTGGAGATCCTTCAGGAGAAATATATCAACAAGATTCAGATTGAGTCTCGTGTGATGGCTGATTTGGCTGCAAACCACATCATTCCTACAGCAGTTCAGTATCAAAACAAATTGATCACAAACGCTAAAGGATTGAAAGAACTTGGTTTGGACAATACGGATATCGTTTCAACAATTGAGAAAATCAACAAGCACCTTTCTACTTTGAAAGTAGCGATCACCAACATGACTAACGCCCGTAAGGAAGTGAACATGATTGAGGATGCAACTGAAAAAGCGAAAGCATACTGCTTCGGTATCAAAGAGAAATATTTCGAAGATATCCGCCACGCAGTTGACAAATTGGAATTATACGTGGACAATGAGGATTGGCCATTGACAAAATACCGTGAATTGTTATTCTTGCGTTAA
- a CDS encoding trans-sulfuration enzyme family protein, with the protein MEKKKFETNAIRTQTERSPHGEHAVPIYTTSSFVFDDAEDARAQFASEKEGDIYTRYSNPNNNEMIAKLCQMEGTEDGFATASGMAAMFTSIAAFVSSGDHILASRSLFGSTHQILTQIMPKWGVTHTYVDVNTPIEEWEQHIRPETKMIFVETPSNPALDILDLSALGQLAEKHQLILNVDNCFATPYLQNPAEFGAHIVTHSATKFLDGQGRTIAGVILGKAELIEKVRFFGRHTGPALSPFNGWIISKSLETLAVRMDRHCANALRMAEILEENEEINWVKYPHLPSHPQYALAKKQMKLGGGIVSFEIKGGVERGRRFLDSLKMLSLTANLGDSRSIATHPASTTHSKLSPEERAVVGITDGLIRISCGLEHIDDISADILQAIEASNEIIA; encoded by the coding sequence ATGGAAAAGAAGAAATTTGAAACCAACGCTATTCGTACTCAAACAGAACGAAGCCCACATGGCGAACATGCTGTTCCGATTTACACCACAAGCTCCTTTGTGTTTGATGATGCCGAGGATGCCCGAGCGCAGTTTGCCAGTGAAAAGGAAGGAGACATTTACACCCGTTACTCCAACCCGAACAACAATGAAATGATAGCCAAACTGTGCCAAATGGAAGGCACTGAAGACGGCTTTGCCACCGCTTCTGGTATGGCAGCCATGTTCACCAGTATCGCCGCATTTGTTTCCTCGGGGGACCACATTCTTGCCAGCCGATCGCTTTTTGGCAGTACGCACCAAATCCTGACGCAGATAATGCCCAAATGGGGCGTAACACACACCTATGTGGATGTGAACACCCCTATCGAAGAATGGGAGCAGCATATTCGCCCAGAAACGAAAATGATTTTTGTGGAAACACCTTCCAACCCTGCACTGGACATCCTCGATCTTTCGGCTTTAGGGCAGCTCGCGGAGAAGCACCAGTTGATTCTTAATGTGGACAATTGCTTTGCGACGCCTTACCTGCAAAATCCTGCCGAATTTGGCGCACACATTGTAACCCATTCAGCCACAAAATTTTTAGATGGGCAAGGACGAACAATTGCAGGGGTGATTTTAGGTAAAGCGGAATTGATTGAAAAGGTGCGTTTCTTTGGCAGACATACCGGCCCGGCTTTAAGCCCTTTTAACGGATGGATTATTTCAAAATCTTTGGAAACACTGGCTGTACGCATGGATAGGCATTGCGCAAATGCTTTGCGGATGGCTGAGATTTTGGAGGAGAACGAGGAAATCAATTGGGTGAAGTACCCACACCTGCCTTCTCACCCACAGTATGCCTTGGCGAAAAAACAAATGAAGCTTGGCGGCGGCATCGTGTCTTTTGAAATCAAAGGAGGCGTGGAGCGTGGCCGGAGATTTTTGGATTCACTAAAAATGCTTAGCTTAACTGCCAATCTTGGAGACAGCCGAAGCATCGCGACTCATCCAGCTTCTACAACACACTCCAAACTCTCTCCAGAAGAGCGCGCTGTTGTCGGAATCACCGATGGGCTTATTCGAATTTCCTGTGGTCTTGAGCACATTGATGATATCTCCGCAGATATCCTACAGGCTATTGAAGCAAGCAATGAGATCATCGCATAG